A genomic segment from Polyangium mundeleinium encodes:
- a CDS encoding serine/threonine protein kinase has product MSSVSAAPPLSHHDGDSSIGKYRFIASLGHGGMADVYLAVVPGPAGFNKLQVVKRLRRDYVEDPDHVEMFLDEARLAARLSHPNVVQTYEVSESDGEYFMAMEYLEGQPFNRIISRAKKDPPPPGLLFRIVADALAGLHYAHELTDYDGTPLHIVHRDASPHNVLVTYDGHTKILDFGIAKSEVRSGETRTGIVKGKVAYMAPEQARCKPLDRRADVFVLGIVLWEIATGRKLWDKASDIEVLHRLATGEYPRVHDVNPNAPEEIDRICAKAMARDPAERYATAAEMRADILAYLDQARLRTSSEDVGRYVTTAFGDKRADIRKVIDQQISKLKAQQSGERMAIPDVAGPPDAAPDSLSIPNLGGSGRHSLNGSGSNPKSLTGSNARIPGTNSLPPAALPSQGQEATMQVAAAPASNRGSMILGAAIVLAAAMGAFVFMKSRAPGPNAAPSSAEATQTEAAPQPAPSAAPVATAAVAPTNTPEGTAMVEIKVRAIPAQAEIFLDGAHLPTNPFTGKFPADGASHRVHAEARDHRSAAQIVTFDKDAKLELVLEPKSGAAQATPTTTSDDPPEEPAATPTPPPSPAPAATSTRAKRKLGDADPFNTAAPAATTTGKKRSLGDGQNPW; this is encoded by the coding sequence ATGTCGTCCGTGTCTGCTGCCCCGCCCCTGTCCCATCACGACGGCGATTCGAGCATAGGCAAGTACAGGTTCATCGCGAGCCTCGGTCACGGGGGAATGGCGGACGTGTACCTCGCGGTCGTCCCCGGCCCGGCTGGATTCAACAAGCTGCAGGTCGTGAAGCGGCTCCGGCGCGATTACGTCGAGGATCCCGATCACGTCGAGATGTTCCTCGACGAGGCGCGGCTCGCGGCGCGGCTGAGCCACCCGAATGTCGTCCAGACGTACGAGGTGAGCGAGTCCGACGGGGAATACTTCATGGCCATGGAGTACCTCGAAGGCCAGCCGTTCAACCGCATCATCAGCCGCGCGAAAAAAGACCCGCCGCCGCCCGGCCTGCTCTTCCGTATCGTGGCGGACGCGCTCGCGGGGTTGCATTACGCGCACGAGCTCACCGACTACGACGGCACACCCCTCCACATCGTCCACCGCGACGCGAGCCCGCACAACGTCCTCGTCACGTACGATGGGCACACGAAGATCCTCGACTTCGGCATTGCGAAATCCGAGGTGCGCTCGGGCGAGACACGCACCGGCATCGTCAAGGGCAAGGTCGCGTACATGGCGCCCGAGCAGGCGCGGTGCAAGCCGCTCGATCGGCGCGCCGACGTCTTCGTGCTCGGCATCGTGCTTTGGGAAATCGCCACGGGCCGCAAGCTCTGGGACAAGGCCTCGGACATCGAGGTGCTCCACAGGCTCGCGACGGGCGAGTACCCCCGCGTCCACGACGTGAATCCGAACGCGCCCGAGGAGATCGATCGGATTTGCGCCAAAGCGATGGCCCGGGATCCGGCCGAGCGGTACGCAACAGCCGCCGAGATGCGCGCGGACATCCTCGCTTATCTGGATCAGGCTCGCCTCCGCACTTCGAGCGAAGACGTGGGCCGCTACGTGACGACCGCGTTCGGGGACAAGCGGGCCGACATCCGAAAGGTGATCGACCAGCAGATCAGCAAGCTGAAGGCGCAACAATCGGGGGAGCGGATGGCGATCCCCGACGTCGCGGGCCCCCCCGACGCGGCCCCCGATTCGCTGAGCATCCCGAACCTCGGAGGCTCCGGGCGTCACAGCTTGAACGGCTCGGGCTCGAATCCGAAGAGCCTGACAGGATCCAACGCGCGAATCCCAGGCACGAACAGCTTGCCCCCCGCGGCACTGCCCTCGCAGGGGCAAGAAGCGACGATGCAGGTCGCGGCGGCCCCGGCGTCGAACCGAGGGAGCATGATCCTTGGCGCCGCGATCGTCCTGGCCGCGGCGATGGGCGCCTTCGTTTTCATGAAGTCAAGGGCGCCCGGCCCGAATGCGGCGCCCTCGTCGGCCGAGGCCACGCAAACCGAGGCGGCCCCGCAGCCGGCGCCGTCGGCCGCGCCCGTCGCAACGGCTGCCGTTGCTCCGACCAACACGCCCGAAGGGACGGCGATGGTGGAGATCAAAGTGCGCGCGATCCCGGCGCAAGCGGAGATCTTTCTCGACGGCGCGCACCTGCCGACCAACCCCTTCACCGGCAAATTCCCCGCGGATGGAGCCAGCCACCGTGTCCACGCGGAGGCGCGGGATCATCGATCGGCCGCGCAGATCGTCACCTTCGACAAGGACGCGAAGCTCGAGCTCGTGCTGGAGCCGAAGAGCGGCGCGGCGCAAGCAACCCCTACGACGACGAGCGACGATCCGCCCGAAGAGCCGGCGGCGACCCCCACACCACCGCCCTCGCCCGCCCCCGCCGCGACGAGCACCCGCGCCAAGCGAAAGCTCGGCGATGCGGATCCGTTCAATACGGCCGCGCCCGCGGCCACGACGACGGGGAAAAAGCGCTCGCTCGGCGACGGCCAGAATCCCTGGTGA
- a CDS encoding PEGA domain-containing protein, with the protein MRSSILIAVPCALSLALVAPAALAAGPKKQPTKEEMQEAQRRYQRGRELYEDNDFTAALVEIRRAYELAPSYKLLFDIGQICYQLPDYPCALRSFKQYLDEGASEINPQRRAEVENDVRKLEGRVATLKITTSRPGADILVDDVVVGKTPLDVPVLVGAGKRKVTARVQGAEPVTRVIEVAGTDVVDVALDVGAGSTAIPPSSGDGTSVPGSGPPGEDKGAGRNVPVVPWVITGALAVGTGIVGGLAFRASSNYRSQLDTFGTTRPTLDESYGSMKNLAIATDVLLGATAVAGVTSLILTLTAGPKGPAKAALAPVHAGVGPGSVWIKGTF; encoded by the coding sequence ATGCGATCCTCGATTCTCATTGCCGTCCCCTGCGCTCTGAGCCTCGCGCTCGTGGCCCCGGCCGCGCTCGCCGCTGGCCCGAAAAAGCAGCCCACCAAGGAGGAGATGCAGGAAGCGCAGCGCCGCTACCAGCGGGGTCGGGAGCTTTACGAGGACAATGACTTCACGGCGGCGCTCGTCGAGATCCGCCGCGCCTACGAGCTCGCGCCGAGCTACAAGCTCCTGTTCGACATCGGCCAGATCTGTTATCAGCTCCCGGATTACCCCTGCGCGCTTCGTAGCTTCAAGCAATACCTCGACGAGGGCGCTAGCGAGATCAACCCGCAGCGCCGCGCGGAGGTCGAGAATGACGTCCGGAAGCTCGAAGGGCGCGTCGCGACGCTCAAAATCACCACGAGCCGGCCCGGCGCTGACATCCTCGTGGATGACGTGGTCGTCGGCAAAACCCCGCTCGACGTGCCCGTCCTCGTCGGCGCAGGCAAACGCAAGGTGACGGCGCGCGTGCAGGGCGCCGAACCGGTGACCCGCGTGATCGAGGTGGCAGGCACCGATGTCGTCGACGTCGCGCTCGACGTGGGCGCCGGGAGCACGGCGATTCCGCCTTCCTCAGGCGATGGGACGTCCGTGCCGGGCTCGGGGCCGCCGGGGGAGGACAAGGGCGCGGGGCGCAACGTGCCGGTCGTGCCCTGGGTCATCACGGGCGCGCTCGCCGTCGGCACGGGTATCGTTGGGGGGCTCGCGTTCCGCGCCAGCTCCAATTACCGGAGCCAGCTCGATACGTTTGGCACGACCCGCCCGACGCTCGACGAGTCGTATGGCAGCATGAAAAACCTCGCCATTGCGACGGACGTCTTGCTCGGCGCCACGGCGGTCGCGGGCGTGACTTCGTTGATCCTCACGCTCACGGCCGGACCGAAGGGTCCCGCGAAAGCCGCGCTCGCCCCCGTGCATGCCGGCGTCGGCCCGGGCAGCGTGTGGATCAAGGGCACCTTCTGA
- a CDS encoding glycosyltransferase → MKSTLVALLAGGALSSIVMTVASQWAALRILRRAPEKERPTPPITILKPLKGVDDGLRENLLSFASQDYPTYEVLLGTEDADDPALVVAREVMARCPRAPFLIIHCPRRTGLNPKVSILEALAVRARHEHVLISDSNVRVGPGYLRAMAAELADPRVGLVTSVIVGAGERTFGAALENLHLNSFIVRSTLSAKVFLGHACVIGKSMLLRRGDLAAVGGFASVRDVLAEDYLLGKAFQEAGFRVALSTEPVRTVNERWRLDRFVSRHVRWTQMRRRVHVGSYLIEPLFNPVPLLLLLSVVAGGVLGGAALLGVALKMALDAALWSRMRGARMSWRCACLVPFKDVLATWTWVVGGVRRTVDWRGNRMRIGEGTRLEPMEGNAKVNAPAEVAPMVDRRWAA, encoded by the coding sequence ATGAAGAGCACGCTGGTGGCTCTCCTCGCGGGGGGAGCCCTCTCGTCGATCGTGATGACCGTGGCCTCGCAATGGGCCGCGCTGCGCATTCTGCGTCGGGCTCCCGAGAAGGAGCGTCCCACGCCGCCCATCACGATCCTGAAGCCGCTCAAGGGCGTGGACGATGGGTTACGGGAAAACCTGCTTTCCTTCGCGTCCCAGGACTACCCGACTTACGAAGTCCTCCTCGGCACGGAAGACGCGGACGACCCGGCGCTCGTCGTGGCGCGCGAGGTGATGGCGCGTTGTCCGCGCGCGCCGTTTTTGATCATCCATTGCCCGCGCCGGACGGGCCTGAACCCCAAGGTCAGCATCCTCGAAGCGCTCGCGGTCCGCGCGCGCCATGAACATGTCCTCATCTCGGACTCGAACGTGCGTGTGGGGCCGGGGTATCTGCGGGCGATGGCGGCCGAGCTCGCGGATCCACGCGTGGGGCTCGTGACGAGTGTCATCGTGGGCGCGGGGGAACGGACCTTCGGGGCTGCGCTGGAGAACTTGCATCTCAATTCGTTCATCGTGCGCTCGACGCTCTCGGCGAAGGTTTTCCTGGGGCACGCGTGCGTGATCGGGAAATCGATGCTGCTGCGGCGCGGGGATCTCGCCGCGGTGGGCGGCTTCGCCTCGGTGCGGGATGTGCTGGCCGAGGATTACCTGCTCGGGAAGGCGTTTCAGGAGGCCGGCTTTCGTGTCGCCTTGTCGACGGAGCCGGTGCGCACCGTGAACGAGCGCTGGCGCCTCGATCGGTTCGTCAGTCGGCATGTACGCTGGACGCAAATGCGGCGGCGTGTGCACGTCGGATCGTACTTGATCGAGCCGCTCTTCAATCCCGTCCCGCTGCTCCTCTTGCTTTCGGTCGTGGCCGGCGGCGTGCTCGGAGGGGCAGCGCTGCTCGGCGTGGCGCTGAAGATGGCCCTCGACGCGGCGCTCTGGTCACGCATGCGTGGCGCGCGGATGTCGTGGCGGTGTGCCTGCCTCGTGCCTTTCAAGGATGTGCTGGCGACCTGGACGTGGGTCGTCGGGGGCGTCCGGCGCACGGTGGATTGGCGGGGCAATCGGATGCGGATCGGGGAGGGCACGCGGCTCGAGCCGATGGAGGGGAACGCGAAGGTGAACGCGCCAGCGGAGGTCGCTCCGATGGTCGATCGCCGATGGGCCGCGTGA
- a CDS encoding metallophosphoesterase family protein translates to MTRIAQVTDLHLLEDRHDSRSGMERWRLRYLTFGRSPCARRRRERALDALVRARMTDADHVIITGDLTEDGVSAQFEALAEVLSESKLSPERVTLVPGNHDLYDDGRAFTRALEGPLRAYARTSRPGATTELRDVLIVPISTAVPLPVTRSSGLIEQGAVERLGKLAEDPHFAWKVVLSAQHHPPGKHVIAAWHWIDGLQAPEAMDALLARCERLHVAHGHAHRSENRSIRAGASPRVFGAEAVVDGETTVRLYRATHGRLVPETDVALAA, encoded by the coding sequence ATGACGCGGATTGCGCAGGTGACGGATCTACATTTGCTGGAAGATCGCCACGACAGCCGCAGCGGAATGGAGCGGTGGAGGCTTCGTTATTTGACGTTCGGTCGATCGCCGTGCGCGCGCCGCCGGCGTGAACGCGCGCTCGACGCGCTCGTACGCGCGCGCATGACGGACGCGGACCACGTCATCATCACCGGCGACCTGACGGAGGACGGCGTGTCCGCGCAGTTCGAGGCCCTGGCGGAGGTGCTCTCCGAGAGCAAGCTCTCGCCGGAGCGCGTGACGCTCGTCCCCGGCAATCACGATCTCTACGACGACGGACGGGCGTTCACGCGTGCCCTCGAAGGCCCCCTCCGCGCCTATGCAAGGACGAGCCGCCCCGGCGCCACGACCGAGCTCCGAGATGTGCTGATCGTCCCCATCTCGACGGCCGTGCCCTTGCCCGTGACCCGATCGAGCGGCCTCATCGAGCAAGGCGCCGTCGAGCGGCTCGGCAAGCTCGCGGAGGATCCTCATTTCGCGTGGAAGGTGGTCCTCTCGGCGCAACATCACCCGCCGGGGAAACACGTGATCGCGGCGTGGCACTGGATCGACGGATTGCAAGCGCCCGAGGCCATGGACGCACTGCTCGCGCGCTGCGAGCGGCTCCACGTGGCGCATGGGCACGCGCATCGATCGGAGAATCGATCCATCCGGGCAGGCGCATCGCCGCGCGTGTTTGGTGCCGAAGCCGTGGTAGATGGAGAGACGACGGTGCGTCTGTACCGGGCGACGCACGGGCGGCTCGTGCCCGAGACCGACGTGGCGCTGGCAGCTTGA
- a CDS encoding sensor histidine kinase: MRVRARLVLFGAALPSFVLVLAVGVAGVVFRGSLLGALDRALLAQAAVESVSLFDGPTGAPHVHLGKSPLADDVRSFVPTAGLYDGTGKLVAHFPEHGWIPDRPSANVGSEGPRLFTHQASDGRWMRSLVVAVRAPWGEPYVLTLESSLAELDATMRLYWQATLGLVAAAAALLFFLQGVQAGRMSRRIGDMTAQLPELRGGALAWRLPPDPTGDEIADLRVALAEAMERLRAARDAQERLIANAAHELRTPLGLMRTEMDLALRKERSTEELREALAGARGEVTRLSNLAARLLDLAALGKVTWEAKAGDLSAVVREAAEACEGEAEARGVTIASSLPEEAPAAFEAQTARQAVDNLLSNAMAHAPRGTTITVGIEAAGEAWQISVEDEGEGIRAEEAEHIFEPFYRGAKAKQGQGAGLGLSIVREIARRHGGRVYLAPKEGRGARFVLEMPRQG, from the coding sequence GTGAGGGTCCGGGCGCGGCTCGTTCTTTTCGGTGCGGCGCTGCCGTCGTTCGTGCTGGTGCTCGCGGTGGGCGTGGCGGGCGTGGTGTTCCGCGGGAGCTTGCTCGGCGCGCTGGATCGGGCGCTGCTCGCGCAGGCAGCGGTGGAGAGCGTGAGCCTCTTCGACGGTCCGACGGGCGCGCCGCACGTGCACCTCGGCAAATCGCCGCTCGCGGACGACGTGCGCTCGTTCGTGCCGACGGCGGGGCTCTACGACGGGACGGGGAAGCTCGTCGCGCATTTCCCCGAGCATGGCTGGATCCCCGATCGGCCTTCCGCGAACGTGGGTTCGGAGGGGCCACGTCTCTTCACGCACCAGGCCTCCGACGGGCGATGGATGCGCTCGCTCGTGGTGGCGGTGCGCGCGCCGTGGGGCGAGCCGTACGTGCTCACGCTGGAGAGCTCGCTCGCGGAGCTCGACGCGACGATGCGGCTTTACTGGCAAGCGACGCTGGGGCTCGTGGCCGCGGCGGCGGCGCTCCTGTTCTTCTTGCAAGGGGTGCAAGCAGGCCGGATGAGCCGGCGCATCGGCGACATGACGGCGCAGCTCCCGGAGCTGCGCGGCGGCGCGCTCGCATGGCGCCTGCCCCCGGATCCGACGGGCGACGAGATCGCGGATCTGCGCGTCGCGCTGGCAGAGGCGATGGAGCGGCTGCGGGCCGCGCGCGACGCGCAGGAGCGGCTGATCGCGAATGCGGCACACGAGTTACGCACGCCGCTCGGATTGATGCGCACGGAGATGGACCTCGCCTTGCGCAAGGAGCGGAGCACAGAGGAGCTGAGGGAGGCGCTCGCCGGGGCGCGGGGCGAGGTGACGCGCTTGTCGAACCTGGCCGCGCGGCTGCTCGATCTCGCAGCGCTCGGGAAGGTGACGTGGGAGGCGAAGGCAGGGGATCTCTCGGCCGTGGTGCGGGAAGCGGCGGAGGCATGTGAAGGGGAGGCCGAGGCGCGCGGGGTGACGATCGCGTCCTCGCTGCCGGAGGAGGCGCCGGCCGCGTTCGAGGCGCAGACGGCACGGCAGGCGGTCGACAATTTGCTGTCGAACGCAATGGCCCATGCGCCGCGAGGGACGACGATCACGGTGGGAATCGAGGCGGCGGGAGAGGCGTGGCAGATCTCGGTGGAGGACGAGGGGGAGGGGATCCGCGCCGAGGAAGCGGAGCACATCTTCGAGCCATTTTACCGGGGAGCCAAAGCAAAGCAGGGGCAGGGGGCGGGGCTCGGGCTTTCGATCGTGCGGGAGATCGCGCGGCGGCACGGGGGAAGGGTGTATCTCGCGCCGAAGGAGGGGCGCGGGGCGCGGTTCGTTCTGGAAATGCCTCGGCAGGGGTGA
- a CDS encoding response regulator transcription factor: MKLFVVEDEAKMARLLERGLREEGHQVDLAASGTEALEQGLGVVYDVILLDWSLPGMDGVSLLRRWRERGLKTPVLLLTARGTVGERVTGLRAGADDYLVKPFDFEELVARLEALHRRGAGHEALTRLGPITLDARRRVIGRDGAEESLTAREYALLAELAGHVGEALTRTELLGTVWGTGFDGAPNVVDVYVGYLRSKLRSVCGDAVTIQAVRGVGYRLAVAKPPRGEA; encoded by the coding sequence GTGAAGCTCTTCGTGGTGGAGGACGAGGCCAAGATGGCCCGCCTGCTCGAACGAGGCCTCCGCGAGGAGGGCCATCAGGTGGACCTCGCGGCGAGCGGCACGGAGGCGCTCGAACAAGGCCTCGGGGTCGTCTACGACGTCATCCTCCTCGACTGGTCGCTGCCCGGGATGGACGGCGTTTCCCTGCTCCGGCGATGGCGGGAGCGCGGGCTCAAGACGCCGGTCCTCTTGCTGACAGCGCGCGGGACAGTGGGCGAGCGCGTGACGGGTCTGCGGGCCGGCGCGGACGACTACCTCGTCAAACCTTTCGACTTCGAAGAGCTCGTGGCGCGCCTGGAGGCGCTGCATCGGCGCGGAGCGGGGCACGAGGCGCTGACGCGGCTCGGGCCGATCACGCTGGACGCGCGGCGCCGGGTGATCGGGCGGGACGGCGCCGAGGAGAGCCTGACGGCGCGGGAGTATGCGCTCTTGGCGGAGCTCGCGGGCCACGTGGGAGAGGCGCTGACGCGGACGGAGCTGCTCGGCACGGTGTGGGGGACAGGGTTCGACGGCGCGCCGAACGTGGTCGACGTGTACGTGGGGTATTTGCGGAGCAAGCTCCGGAGCGTTTGCGGGGATGCGGTGACGATCCAGGCCGTGCGAGGCGTGGGGTATCGGCTGGCCGTGGCGAAGCCGCCGCGAGGCGAAGCGTGA
- a CDS encoding efflux RND transporter permease subunit: protein MIPALVKLSIRHRGLVVAVTLVLAVVGAFLGRRLELDALPDITNNQVLVLTSAPGLTPEEVERQVTRPIELALGGLPGLEEHRSLSRYGISSVTIVFDDAVDPWRARQMVSERIGAVAGALPPGVSAPELGPVTGGLGEIFHFTLSSPSRSLAELYELSSTRVAPLLRAVPGVVEVNPWGGERRTIEVVADPARLAQRHMTLGSLREALERSTGSAPGASLPLGRGQALLRAVARPKDPSELGHAIVSPLDQEGRAVRVSDVAELRVGGLPRIGAATADGRGEVIYLMVQMLRGDNALDVMDRLHAQMPAVRAALPEDVSIRLVYDRSHLVGSTLRTVGKSLLEGGLLVGVVLFAMLGSLRAGLLVASAIPLSMLGALSGMVALGIPGNLMSLGAIDFGLVVDGAVVMVEHVFHASQKGNAPAGGPERTSWVSGVSAEVASPVFFSVLIILIVYLPVLTMTGVDGKMFRPMALTVVFALFTSLVLSLTYVPAAMSLVLRQKDVPARDPWLVRMVERIYGPTLSFVVKRPVLVAASALVLFAAGVVLYARAGSELAPQLDEGDLVVQTTRAPDISLETAIVEAGKLEAAVRRVPEVQQVVSRVGSPAVATDIMGLEQADVFITLAPRDKWRPGLEREALIEEIRRAVDAGSPGADPSFTQPIQMRFNELLGGAVSDVAVSVYGADLVVLRELAEKIAAEIAAEKGAADVKVLAPPDVSLLEVEPKALDASLVGLGVGEVLDAVQAVRSGIEVGATYDGPLRIPVVLRIGGVAGAFDLPNLSLPTASGGLVPLARVAKVETLPTPGLVSRKDGERRIVVGFNVRGADLGDLVARARARVDKAVAAPRGYRLVWGGQYETFQEASRRLLVVVPAAVALILAALFAAFRKVKPMLVIFTNVPFACVGGMVALTIRGMPVSISAAVGFIALSGVAVLNGVVLLSRVLANEAAGQDPAAAAESAARARARPVLMTALVAALGFVPMMLARGAGSEVQRPLATVVVGGLVTSTLLTLLIVPSLYGWIGRGRRGTPAPAPSPPEGSSGATMAA, encoded by the coding sequence TTGATCCCCGCGCTGGTCAAGCTCTCGATCCGGCATCGGGGCCTCGTCGTGGCGGTGACGCTCGTCCTCGCCGTCGTGGGGGCCTTCCTCGGGCGGCGGCTCGAGCTCGACGCGCTGCCGGACATCACGAACAACCAGGTCCTCGTGCTGACGAGCGCGCCCGGCCTCACGCCCGAGGAGGTCGAGCGGCAGGTGACGCGGCCGATCGAGCTCGCGCTCGGCGGGCTTCCGGGCCTCGAAGAGCACCGCAGCTTGTCGCGGTACGGGATCTCGTCGGTGACGATCGTCTTCGACGACGCCGTGGATCCGTGGCGCGCGCGGCAGATGGTCTCGGAGCGCATCGGGGCGGTCGCGGGCGCGCTGCCGCCGGGCGTGAGCGCGCCCGAGCTGGGGCCCGTGACGGGCGGGCTCGGCGAGATCTTTCACTTCACGTTGAGCTCGCCGTCGCGCTCGCTCGCGGAGCTCTACGAGCTCTCGTCGACACGCGTGGCGCCGCTGCTCCGCGCGGTGCCCGGCGTCGTGGAGGTGAACCCCTGGGGCGGCGAGCGGCGTACGATCGAGGTCGTGGCCGATCCGGCGCGGCTCGCGCAGCGGCACATGACGCTCGGCTCGCTACGCGAGGCGCTCGAACGATCGACCGGCAGCGCGCCCGGGGCGAGCTTGCCGCTCGGCCGTGGACAGGCGCTTCTCCGTGCCGTCGCGCGGCCGAAGGATCCTTCCGAGCTGGGGCACGCGATCGTGTCGCCGCTCGATCAGGAAGGGCGCGCGGTGCGTGTCTCCGACGTGGCGGAGCTGCGCGTGGGCGGGCTGCCGCGGATTGGCGCGGCGACGGCCGACGGCCGCGGCGAGGTCATCTACCTGATGGTGCAGATGCTCCGGGGCGACAACGCGCTCGACGTGATGGATCGGCTCCACGCGCAGATGCCCGCGGTGCGCGCGGCGCTCCCCGAGGACGTCTCGATCCGGCTCGTGTACGACCGGAGCCACCTCGTCGGCAGCACGCTCCGCACGGTGGGCAAGAGCCTGCTCGAAGGCGGCCTGCTCGTCGGTGTGGTGCTCTTCGCGATGCTCGGGAGCCTGCGCGCGGGGCTGCTCGTGGCCTCGGCGATCCCGCTCTCGATGCTGGGGGCGCTCTCGGGCATGGTGGCGCTCGGGATCCCGGGCAACCTGATGAGCCTCGGCGCCATCGATTTTGGCCTCGTCGTCGACGGCGCGGTCGTGATGGTCGAACACGTCTTCCACGCGTCGCAGAAGGGGAATGCTCCCGCGGGAGGGCCCGAACGCACATCGTGGGTGAGCGGCGTCAGCGCCGAGGTCGCGAGCCCCGTGTTCTTCTCGGTGCTGATCATCCTGATCGTGTACCTGCCGGTGCTCACGATGACGGGCGTGGACGGGAAGATGTTCCGGCCGATGGCGCTCACCGTGGTGTTCGCGCTCTTCACGTCGCTCGTCCTGTCGCTCACGTACGTGCCCGCCGCGATGAGCCTCGTGCTCCGGCAGAAGGACGTGCCGGCGCGGGATCCATGGCTCGTGCGGATGGTGGAGCGGATCTACGGGCCCACGCTTTCGTTCGTGGTCAAGCGGCCTGTCCTCGTGGCCGCGAGCGCGCTCGTGCTCTTCGCGGCCGGCGTCGTGCTCTACGCGCGCGCGGGCAGCGAGCTCGCGCCGCAGCTCGACGAGGGGGATCTCGTCGTGCAGACGACACGCGCCCCCGACATCAGCCTGGAGACGGCGATCGTCGAGGCGGGCAAGCTCGAAGCCGCGGTGCGGAGGGTGCCCGAGGTGCAGCAGGTCGTCTCGCGCGTGGGCAGCCCCGCGGTCGCGACGGACATCATGGGCCTCGAACAAGCGGACGTGTTCATCACGCTCGCGCCGCGGGACAAGTGGCGGCCGGGGCTCGAGCGCGAGGCGCTGATCGAGGAGATCCGGCGCGCGGTGGACGCGGGCTCGCCGGGCGCGGATCCCTCGTTCACGCAGCCGATCCAGATGCGGTTCAACGAGCTGCTCGGCGGAGCGGTCTCGGACGTGGCCGTGAGCGTCTACGGCGCGGATCTCGTGGTGCTGCGAGAGCTCGCGGAGAAGATCGCGGCCGAGATCGCCGCCGAGAAGGGCGCGGCGGACGTGAAGGTGCTGGCGCCGCCGGACGTGTCGCTCCTCGAAGTCGAGCCGAAGGCGCTCGATGCGTCGCTCGTGGGCCTCGGCGTCGGCGAGGTGCTCGACGCGGTGCAGGCGGTGCGCAGCGGCATCGAGGTCGGCGCGACGTACGACGGGCCCCTCCGGATCCCGGTGGTCTTGCGGATCGGGGGCGTCGCGGGCGCGTTTGATCTGCCGAACCTGAGCTTGCCGACGGCGTCGGGCGGGCTCGTGCCGCTCGCGCGTGTGGCGAAGGTCGAGACGTTGCCGACGCCGGGCCTCGTGAGCCGCAAGGATGGCGAGCGGCGCATCGTGGTGGGCTTCAACGTGCGCGGCGCAGATCTCGGGGATCTCGTGGCGCGGGCGCGGGCGCGTGTGGACAAGGCCGTCGCCGCGCCGCGCGGCTACAGGCTCGTCTGGGGCGGGCAATACGAGACGTTCCAGGAGGCCTCGCGCCGGCTGCTCGTCGTGGTGCCGGCCGCGGTGGCGCTCATCCTCGCGGCGCTCTTCGCCGCGTTTCGCAAGGTGAAGCCGATGCTCGTCATCTTCACGAACGTGCCGTTCGCGTGCGTGGGCGGGATGGTGGCGCTCACGATCCGCGGCATGCCGGTGTCGATCTCCGCGGCCGTGGGGTTCATCGCGCTCTCGGGCGTGGCCGTGCTGAACGGCGTGGTGCTGCTCTCGCGCGTGCTCGCGAACGAGGCCGCAGGGCAGGATCCCGCGGCGGCAGCGGAGAGCGCAGCGCGGGCGCGGGCGCGGCCGGTGCTCATGACGGCGCTCGTCGCGGCGCTCGGGTTCGTGCCGATGATGCTCGCGCGCGGCGCCGGCTCCGAGGTGCAGCGGCCGCTCGCGACCGTGGTCGTGGGCGGGCTCGTGACCTCGACGTTGCTCACCTTGCTGATCGTGCCGAGCTTGTACGGCTGGATCGGCCGAGGCCGCCGCGGCACGCCGGCGCCAGCACCTTCCCCGCCGGAGGGCTCGTCCGGCGCTACGATGGCGGCGTGA